The nucleotide window AATAAGCTGATTTCAGACCGGACATTGTATTAGTACATTCCTGTTGCATAATCTGAATAATCATTGTCACAGTGTCTGTCGCAACCCGATACATTTTTACATTGGCGTCCATAGCACGCACAGGTTCAACGTGATTTCCTGTGAGTTTTTCAAAGCCAGGAAGCAAAGAATTGAATTCAATGGTTTTATCAGCAATTTTCAAACTCCATTCGGGATCATTGCCATTGCCTCTAAAATAAATGCCTTTTTCTAAATTCTCCTTTTGCTGTTGATAACCAAAATAAGGGATTTTTACAACTTCATTTGAGGTTGATACAGTACTTTTACAACTGATAATTAATAGGGTAATTGCGAATAATTGAATGCATTTTTTCATGAATTTCAATCTTTAATCTCTTTAGGTTTAATTCCTCGAAACTCTGCTTCGGTTTTTTTTGCCACAGATTCACAGATTAAAAAGGATTTTTAAAAATCTATAAATCTGAGGTTACTATTTAGTTAATACCTCTGGGGCTCTGCCCCGAGGTAGTTTATTGGTTTCAGATTTGGGTTTAAAACCCTGCAATTTATTGCAGTACTTTAGTAATGCGAAAAAATATAATCCTCCGCTTTTAATATTGTTAAGCGAGTTTTCAAAATGGAGAGACTTTCAGTCTCTCGTAAAACAAACCTCTGCACTTTCAGTGCAGAGTGGTTTAGTTTAAATCGAAAATTACTCAAATTTTCCGTCCACATAAAACCAGTTGCCATTTTCCTGTTTAAAAGTCGAAAACTCATAATGCACTTGGTTTGCATTATTTCCATCAACAAAATAAGCTTTAAACTCGACTGTGTCTTCTGTAAACGAAATGATTTCCAATTTTTGCCATTTATTGGCTGTCGCCCAATGCAAAACATCTTCTTTCGAATAATATTCTCTTTCGCTAATATGCGTTGTTGCCAATAAATAATCAACTTGGTGCGTGGCATAGGCAGAATATCGTGATTTCATCAAAGCCAAGGCTGTTGGTGCTTTTTCAGCTCCGCTAATGTAACGGTTACAGCAAGATTCGAAAGATTCCGAAGAACCACAATAACATTTTTGAGAAGTCATAAAATCAAACCTAAATTAATTTTGTCCGTTTAGCTGAACAATTCTTTGCTGCAATTGATTCAACAAAACTTGATATTTGCTGATTTCGATTAGTTCCTCATCTTCTTCGGCATGATCCAGTAGCTCGTCCAGTTCTTTGCTAATGTCAACCAATTTATTATTGGCTTCTTTGGCATTTTTATTGGCAATCAAATCAATGATTTCCTGAACTCCGTTTTTTAATTCGCTGAATTTATTTTTATCCATATTGTATTAATTTACAGTGTCATCCGAAGATTTACCTTCGTTGAACTTTTTAGTTATTTGTTTCAATTTTTCCTTTCGGGCTATTTCGGCCTGTTTTGCTTTTGCTTGCGCTTTATGCAGTTTGTCGTTATGTTTTTTGATATTTTTTTCGTTGTTTCGGCTCATTATATCAGTACTTTTTTAGGTTTTATGCTAATACGATTCATTTTTCAAACGGAATTAGACTAAAATAACAGCAAAGTTCGTTTATATTATCATAATCTTAATCATTTTTATTTTTGCAAAAGCGAAATTTAAAGGCTCTTAGATCATAATAAAATTTATTTTTTTCGGCAGAAATACTAACTTTGCTTCGTAAAAATCGGATTTTTATTACTTTTATTTTCAATCTTTCTTAACGGTGCGTAATGAAAATCAAAAATAACAAATACATTGATTGGTTTCTGACTAAACCGAAGACTACAGGATTTATAATTTTTTTAATCCTAAGTGTTGGTGTTGCATTTACAATTTTTCAACGTATACAAATTATTAGAGAAAATGAGCATCGTGCTATGCGTTCAACTCTTGAAAATTTGCATCAAAATATTGATCAGTCTCTTAAGAACTGTTATACAACTACTCTCACACTTGCCTTGACAATAAATGACAATGGCACACCAGAGAATTTTGATTCCATAAGTGCTCAGCTTATCGCATCGAATAATAGTATTAGTGCTGTTCAACTTGTTCCAAACGGAATTATAAAATATGTTTACCCTCTGAAGGGAAATGAATCGGCCTTAAATCTCAATCTTTTTAATACTCCAAGTGTTAAATATGAGGCATTAAAATCTATAGCAAATAAGAAGATGTATTTTGCTGGTCCATTAGTTTTAAAGCAAGGCGGGATTGGAATTGTTGGTAGATTGCCAGTTTATAAAAAAAATAAATTTTGGGGTTTCTCTGCTGTTGTGATTAAATTTCAAGATTTATTAAGGAAATCTGGAATTAAATCGATTGATACCAGTAAATATTATTTTCAATTTTCAAAAAGAAATCCTAATACCCAAAAAGAAGATTTTTTTCTCCCAATTCAGAAAGATGTTTATGAAAATGAACAAATTTCTACAACAATTCCAGATGGAAATTGGAAATTATATTTATTTGCAAAGAAGCAAATTTATTCCTACTCAGATCTTTTTATACCTTCAATATTGGGATTTATTTTAGCATTTTTATTGGGTGTTTTTGTAACTAACTTATTGGATAGACCCCAACAATTGCAACAATTGATAGATATTCAAGAAAAAATGATTTTAGACAATGAAATAAAATTTAAAACAATTTTTGACAGAGCTCCTGTAGGTATTGCCCTTGTAGATGCAAACACAGGCAGTTTTTTAGAAATCAATAGTAAATTTTGCGAACTGATTGGGTATTCTGAGGAAGAAATGAAAACTAAAGATTACCAATCAATTACACATCCAAAGGACTTACTGTCAAACGAATTGGTCGCCACTGAACTTCAAGAGGGCAAAATTTCAGAGTACAAATTAAAAAAAAGGTATATAACTAAATTTGGAAAAATTATTTGGACTAATTTAATTGTTACTTCCCTTACTAAAGCAAATAAAAAATTAAATACAAACATTTCAATTGTTGAAGATATTACTTTGCAGCATCAAATTTTAGAGGATCTTAAGAAGAATGAGAAACAATTTAAGAGTTTATTTAAAAGTTCTCCAATCCCATTATGGGAGGTCGATTTATCTTTAGTTAAAAATTATCTCAAAGATTTAAACCTTATTAATAAAAGCTCTATAAAAGTAACTTCCTATTTTGAGCAAAATCCGGAAGTAGTAAGAAAATGTTTTTCACTAGTTAAAATTACGGCAGTGAATTATAAATGTCTGCAACTTTTAAATATAACAACGAAAAATGAATTAATTGCGAATTTGGAACAAGTACTCCATACAGATACATTAAATGACTTTATTAAGCAGTTAATTGCCATCATCGAAAACGATAATCAATTAGCTTATGATACTAAAATTATAAATAGTAACGGGGAGGCGATTGATATTCATTTTACATGGAATGTTATAAAAGGACATGAAAAAACATTCGAACGTGTAATTATTTCAACCGAAGATATTACATCTCGAAAAAGACATGAAAAGTTAATTATTGACTCTAGAAAGAAAGTTGAGTCCTTAATAAATACTATAGATGGAATTGTTTGGGAGTGTGATATAGAGACTTTTATGTTTACTTTTGTAAGTAAAAAAGTAGAACAAATTTTGGGATATACCTCCGAAGAATGGATTAATGAACCTGACTTTTGGAAAAATCATATTCATCCAGAAGACAGAGATTGGGCTCTTGAGTATTGCTCTTTAAAAACAAAAGAACTTTTAAATCATGATTTTGAATATCGAATGATTTGTAAAAATGGTGCTGTCATTTGGTTAAGAGACATGGTGAATATTAATTTTAGAAATGGAAAAGCAGTTAGCCTAGAAGGAATAATGATTGATATCACAAAATCAAAAAATATTGAAAACGAATTGAGTAACTCATTTAATTTGGTATCCAAGCAAAATGAAAGATTGTTGAATTTTTCCTATATCATTTCACATAATTTAAGATCACATACAAGTAATATAGCTTCGATAATATCATTAATTAAAGCTTCTGAAAACGAGCAAGAAAAACGCCAACTAATGGAATTGTTGATTTCGGTTTCAGATCTATTAAATGAAACAATGGTTCACCTAAATGAAGTAATTAACATAAGAACCAATATTGGTTTAGCGACTGAGCAATTAAATTTAAAAGCTTTTGCTGATAATGCAACAAAAATATTTTCCAAACAACTACTATCAGAAGAGGTAGTAATTAGAAATTTAATTCCGCAAAAAACAACTATAATTTACAATCCAGCCTATTTAGAAAGTATTCTTTATAATGTAATTTCGAATGCAATAAAATATAGTTATCCTGATCGCAAAACGATTATAACCTTAAAGTGGTTAAAGGAAAAAGATAAAAATATCCTTCAAATTTCAGACAATGGTATCGGTATTGATTTAGCAAAAAACGGAAATAAAATTTTTGGGTTGTACAAAACCTTTACTAATGCCCCCAATTCAAAAGGAGTTGGATTGTTTATTACAAAAAATCAGATAGAAGCAATGGGAGGAACTATAACTGTCGAAAGTGAGCCCAATGTAGGAACAACATTTAAAATTGAAATATTATGAGCTTAAAAACAATATGGGTGATAGATGATGACCCAATTTATCAAATTATCGTTAACAAAATAATTAGTAAATCAGAACTGTTTTTGAGCTTTTCAAGTTTTGAAAACGGTAAGATAGCGATAGATACACTAAAAAAAATGTTAGATAAAAATGAAGTTTTGCCTAATATTATACTTTTAGATATTAATATGCCTATTATGGATGGATGGGAATTTATGGATGAAATGGTGCTATTAAAATCTAAAATCAATAATCCAATACAAATATATATTGTTAGTTCATCTATTGCATTAGAAGATAAAAATAAAGCTAAAGAATACCCTGAGATTATTGCTTATTTATCAAAGCCCATTACTACAAATGATTTAATATTAATAGCGGCAAGCAATTAAATGAGTTCCTTTTTTATTTCTTCCAAAGTTTTCTCTGTAAAAATTAATTCCTCAATAATTTCTTTTCTCAAAACATCGATATCATCATAATCAAAATATTTTGCCCACGAAGTCAGTTCAAATAAATTCCGAATCTGCTTAATTCTTTTTGCGGTTGCAAAACTTGTCCTCAATATCGCTTTAGAATCATAATTCGGATTGTTTCGGTGCTGATAATTGACTGTTTTCTTAACATAATCGGCTTCCAAATAATACAATTCCTCTTTCTCATTATCAGGATAAAACTCATTCCAGCGTGCAAAACCAATTTTAAATTTCGAACTCGTCTCCGGTTCCATTGGGACTAACCTCCATTTGCTGTTGGCCAAACGCCCCCAATGGTTCGATAATCGATACATGCCTTCTTCGGTATAATAATACTTACTGCCGGATTGGCTATCATATTGCACCGGCATTCCGGCAATCCGATCGTGCATTACCTCGTGAAAAACGCAAAATGTATTTTTGAACGACCTTGGGCTAGGGCGAAATATTTTTTCCATAAAACAAAGGTAGCCACAAACTGCGGTAAGTACCAAATCAATTCAAAATCTAAAATAATTATGGGGTGCCACCGTCCCGATAAAAGGGCTATTCTCTTTGTACTTACACGCCCTTTTATCGGGACGCTGTCGGGCTATCCGCGCTACTTTGGTAGCTTGCTTCTATCCCTCACCCGCTCGTAATCAATTTTTATGTTAAAAATCGAATTTTCCATTCCCGAAAAGCATTTCAATTTCCGTCAAAACACCAATTTCTGCTTATATTAATTAACTTTGCAGCAAAAATCATTTTAAAACAAAGAAAATGGCCAAATCATCAGAAGAAAAAATGCCGCAAAAAGGCGTTTTTACAGGAATAATGGAACAGGACGAAAATAAGAATTACTTTTGCGGTGAATATCTTTTGGATTTCAAAATGGCCCAAAAATATAATCTTGGCGATTGGATTACGATAAAAAGTGTCATCGAAAACCCAAGCGACATCAGTTACAAGAAATATCCCAAAAAATCCAGAAACTTTGACAAAGCTAATAAAAAGCCTGAATAATAGGTTTTTAGGTTTTAGAAATCACTGAAAAAATCAAAAAGTACTTTTTTTGATTTTTTTTTTGCCCCAAACTAAAAACTTAAAAAAAAGTGTACCTTTGCAAAAAATTTCAAAAAAGAGCCAGAATTAATTTGGTTTGAATTTAAAAGACAAGCAGTTACCTTATTTATGAAAAAAATAGTTGAATACCGCAAGCTACTTAACGTTGATAAAACAGTAGAACTTAAAGATTTAAAAACCATCTATCGTAATGCGATGAAAGATGCGCATCCCGATAAATTTCAAGGTGATGAAGCCGGTTTGAAAGAAGCTGAAGAAAACAGTAAAAAAATAATTGAAGCTTATCACTTCTTAGTGAGTATCAATCCAGCGACAATTAAGCAACTTTTACCTGAATATACTGAAACGATTAGTACATCAACAATCACAGACTATAAATTTGTAGAGGGAAGATTGATTGTTAATTTCGCAAATGGAAGTATTTATGAATATATTAGTGTTCCTAAAGCGACTTATGTGAAAATGGTAAACGCTGATTCTCCGGGAAGATTTGCAAAAAGACACATCTTTAATGCTTATCCTTGGAGAAAAACCACAACCCAAGAATAATTTTTTTAATAATTATATAGAAAAGCGCTCTTTTAAAGGGCGTTTTTTTTTGAAATTATATAATATTTAGGTCATATTCATAAATATCAAAATTACAGTCGATTAGTATTTCTTTAACAAGTTTTTTATTAAATTTGTTGACCCTAATTAACTAAAACCTGACCAAAAAAAATGAATGACCGTATTAACAGGTACAAAAGGCAGTATAAAAATGCCCTTAGAACCTACGAAAAATTGCAAATTACAAAAGACGAAATTAATTTTAAACTTGAATCAAATCCTGTTTGTTCGTATCTGCACAAAGATTTAAGAAAAGTCAATTTAGACATTACAATAACCCTGAATGAGATAGAACATATCGAATCATATCTCTTTGATTCAGCTCCTAAAAGTAACTAATTAAAAGTGTATTGGATTTATAGCCTCTTTATTACTTTTATAAAGTGTAAATAATTCAATTTTTTCAAATTATAAACACAGAACAATTTGGTCTGTAATAACTTATGTTGCCTTGAAATTATAACATAAATTTAGGTACTAAAGTTATTGTTAGTTTATAAATTTAAATACTTTTGTAACCTTAAAAACAATTAACTAATAAAAATGAAAAAAATTATTTTATTTCTTACTGCTACAGCATTACTTACTTCTTGTAGCAAAGACAAATACACTATTACCGGTGAAGCCCCAGGATTTGCAAACGGTAAAACTGTAATCATGCAAACTACGCAAGAGAACGGTATGGGATTAATTGCTGTTGATACGGTAAAAATAGAAAATGGTAAATTTGAAATTAAAGGAAAAGCTGTAGAGCCTTCTTTCCATATGTTGCAAATTGAAGGAGCCCAAGGTTCAATCCCATTTATCTTAGAAAATGGTGATATTAAAATCGTTGTAAACAAAGACACAATTCAAAAATCTAAAATTTCAGGTACTTACAATAATGACGAGTATGTGAAATTCAACGAAGAAATTATTAAAATCCAAAAACCTTTGATGGATTTTCAAACAGCTAACATGCAAAAAATGCAAACAGCTCAACAAACTAAAGATACTGCAACAATCAACAGTTTGATGAAAGAGTATACTAAAATCCAATCTGAAATTGGAAATAGTTCAAAAACTAAATATGTTGATTACGCTAATACACATCCAAAAGCTTTAATCAGTGCATTAATTATCCAATCAATGACTAATGATCCATCGGTAGATTCTAAAAAAATCGAAACTATGTACAATGGACTTGATGAATCATTGAAAAACTCTAAACCAGGGAAAGCAATTAAATTGAAAATTGCTCAATTGAAAATCCCTAGTGTTGGTGCTTCTGCTCCTGGAGCTGCTGCCCCAGCAACTAAATGAAGGACAGATTTCTCTGCTCCTAACCCGGAAGGGAAGAAAGTTTCTCTTAAGGAAAGTTTAGGAAAAGTTACTATTGTTGATTTTTGGGCTTCTTGGTGTGGTCCTTGTCGACATGAAAATCCTAATGTTGTAGCAATTTATAATGAATTACATTCTAAAGGGCTTAATATAATTGGTGTTTCTCTAGATGAAGATCCTGTGAAATGGAAAGAAGCTATTGCAAAAGATAAACTAACCTGGACTCAGGTTTCTAATCTAAAAGGTTGGGAAGATCCAATTGCAAAGCAATACAAAGTTGAAGCAATTCCAGCTACTTTTGTTCTTGATCAATCAGGAAATGTGGTTGCACAAGGTTTAAGAGGCGAAGAATTGAAAGCAAAAATCATAGAATTACTAAAGAAATAACCATTTTTAGTCTTTCAGAATAAAAAATCTCCCTTGTGGAGATTTTTTATTTTATTCAATTCCAACGTATTAAAAATAATATTAAAATAAAGTGCAAAAAAAGTTTGTATAACTAAAAAGTGTCTCTATATTTGCACCCGGTTAACGCAATGAGCGCTACTAAACACAAGGCTTGGGAAGATACTCAAGCGGCCAACGAGGACGGACTGTAAATCCGTTGGGTAACCTTCGCAGGTTCGAATCCTGCTCTTCCCACAAAACGCTTCAAGATATTTGAAGCGTTTTTTTTATTCAAAAAATTAAATTAAAATCCCATCTCATTTTTTAAAACAAGATGGGATTTTAATTTTATATAAGTGATGAATTTTAGTCCAATTTAAAACTCACACTTACATTGGCAGTAATTTCGATTTCTCCAACAGCCATAGTTTCTTTTGGAGCTGCATCCATTGATTCAGCTCTCATCGATTTCATAGCAAATACAGGCTGAGGATAGTATGTTTGTGAATTATCGTTAATTGTTATCGCTGAGCCTATTTTTTGCCCTAAAACAGATACATAGTCCTCAGCTTTCGTTTTTGCCTCCTTCATAGCTAATTTTCGTGCTTCTGCTTGATGTTGTGCCAGCTTTGATGATTGGAAAGTAACATTGTCAATTCTGTTGATTCCTTTATCGACTAATTCTTCCATAAGTTCATCATACTTCGATAAATCACGTAAAAGGATTTCTATTGTTTGTGTGGCATTGTAATTATGTTTCTTTTTCTCATAATCATACTGAGGATTCAGGGAAACTCTTTTAGTTTTATAATCAGCTGGAGCCAAATCCATACTTTTAATTAATTTCAAAACAGCTTCCATTTGTTGGTCATTTTGTTTTTTTACATCTTTAGCATTTGTTCCTTTGGTTTCGACTGTTGCCAGAATAAGGACCTGATCGGGAGTTACTTTTACTTTTCCTTCCCCCATAACACTTATTTGAGGAATAGGTTTGGTTTCCTGGCTATATGCCAAAACTGTAAAAAGGCAGATAAAAGACAAAATTGTTTTTTTCATGATATTGATGATTATTGATTAAAATTTAATTTAAAGCTTTCCTGTTTTTGCCATTGCAAAAAGAAAAATGATAGGTATAGCTAATAAAACGGTCATTAAGGTGTGTTCTTGTATTAATTCAGGGTTTCTTACAAGAGTTATCAAATAACCTCCCATAGCGCCTCCAAAATGAGCCGTATGGCCTATGTTATCATTTTTTGCTTTCATCCCATAAATAGAATACAATAAATACAAAATTCCGAATATGTAAGCAGGTATTGGAATGATAAAATATAGACCTAACATCATATCCGGTTGTAATAAAATTGCCGAATACAAAACTCCGGTTACAGCTCCAGAAGCACCTACAGCTCGATAGCTATAGTCGTTTTTATGAAATGACATGGTTAATAAGCTACCAAAAATCAAACTACCAAAATAAACGAGAATAAATGAAAGATTTCCTAAATAACTAAAAACAACTGGAGCAAAGAAATAAAGCGTTAACATATTAAACAACAAGTGTCCCATATCAGCATGCAGAAATCCTGATGAAATCATTCGAATTTGTTCTCCGGCACGGATACTTCCAACATGGAACTCGTATTTCCTAAAAAATGCATAATCATTAAATCCTTTATAACTTATCAATACATTGGCGACAATAATTCCAATAAAAATGGCATTCATATAAATGTAGGTTTTAAAATTTTAACGTAAATCTAATTAATATTATAATTTCTATTAATAAAGAAATCATAAACTATTTATGAATGCAAATTAAAAAACTATATTTGGAGAAATATATAATAATGAAATACATTGTTTACCTAATTGTTTACCCTATTTTATGGTGTATTTCAATCTTACCTTTTCGCTTACTCTATCTTTTTTCAGATTTTGTTTATATCATCGTTTACCAACTTATTGGTTATCGAAAAAAAACGGTCCGCAATAATTTAGCGTTAACCCTGCCTCATTTATCCAATGAAGAACGATTAGTTGTTGAAAAAAAATTCTATCATCATTTGTGTGATATGTTCCTCGAAATGATAAAAACAATGACTATTTCCAAGAAAGAAATATGCAAAAGATATTCTTTTACAAATTTTGAAGTTTATGCCGAATTAGAAAAGCAGGACAAAAGCGTTGCCATCATGTGCGCCCATTATGCCAGTTACGAATGGGTTGTTTCCATGAATTACTTCACTAAATTTCATGGTTATGGAATTTACAAACAAATAAAAAATCCGTATTTTGATAAATTGGTACATTCCATTCGATCTAAATTTAATGCGACTCTAATCACTACCAAAGAAACGATTCCAACAATCATAAACAATAACAAAAATAAAAAGCTATCGGTTTATGGCTTTGCCGGCGATCAATCGCCAAAAGAGAACAGTGCGCACCATTGGACAAAATTTATGGGAATCGAAGTGCCTGTACACACCGGTGCAGAAATGTTGGCAAAAAAATACAACATGAACGTTGTCTTTCTTAAAACAAAAAAAGTAAAACGCGGATATTATGAGGCTACTTTGGAAGTGCTTTCCGAAAATGCAAAGGAAGTACCTAGTTATGAACTAACCGATTTGTTTTTAAAACGTGTGGAAGAACAAATTTATGAATCCCCTGAATATTACCTGTGGACGCATAAGCGATGGAAACACAGAAGGTAGTTTTCTAAGGCAAATATGTTCAAAAAGAATAGCTCATAAATTGTAAACTACTTATAAAAAATATTATTTATTTATATTTGCATAAATTTCTAATAAATGCAATACCTCATATATTTACTTGCATATCCAATAATTTGGACAATTTCGATGCTTCCTTTTAGATTGTTGTATCTGTTTTCAGATTTTGTTTATATCATTGTCTATCGAATCATTGGTTATCGTAAAAGAACGGTTCGTAAAAACCTTGGCTTGGCATTGCCTCATTTATCTAACAAGGAACTTTTAATCATAGAAAAAAAGTTTTATCGTCACATGTGTGATATGTTTCTTGAAATGATAAAAACAATGAATATTTCTAAGGAAGAAATTTGCAAAAGATTTGTCTTTAAAAATATTGAAATTTATAAGGAACTTGAAAAACAAGGGAAAAGTATTGCAGTTATCTGCTCACATTATGCCAGCTATGAGTGGATTATTTCGATGAATTATTATTCGGATTTTGCTGGATATGGAATTTACAAACAAATAAAAAATCCGTATTTTGACAAATTAGTTCATAAAATACGTTCTCGATTCAATGCCAAATTGATCACTACTAGACAAACAGTACCTACAATTATCAATAATGCCAAAAATAATGTGCTGTCGTTGTACGGTTTTGCAAGTGATCAATCGCCAAAAGCAAAAGGAGCAATGCATTGGGCCAAATTTATGGGGATAGACGTTCCTGTTCATGTAGGAGCCGAAATGTTGTCCAAAAGATACAATATGATTTTGCTTTATCTTAATACGAAAAAGGTAAAACGAGGGTATTATGAAGCTACACTGGAAGTTCTTTCTGAAAACCCAAAAGAAGTTCCTGATTTTCAGCTTACAGACCAATATTTAAAACTTTTGGAAAAACAGATTTATGAAGCTCCAGAATTTTATTTGTGGACACATAAAAGATGGAAATACAGAAGATAAGATTTTAAATTTCAGATTGCTGATTTTAGAATTTGGATTGCTTAATAAAAAAACAAAACACCGTTTCAAAAATTCATTTCGAAACGGTGTTTTTATTTTATTAAAAGTTTAGAATTTGATGTCTTAAAAATTAGATTATTTAAAGAGAAAACCAATGATCTACTAATTTATCTTCAATTGCCTGAGCTTCTTTGTGTAAAAACTCATTGGTATCTTTATCATAATCATAATCCAATACCCAGTCTTTATGATTTTCGGCTAAGGATTTGATACTGTTACAAACATATTCAATTTCATCTGTAGTAGTTGTTGGGTGTATTGACATCCTGATCCAACCCGGTTTTTTAATCAAATCTCCCAAAGTAATTTCGTCTATCAGCTTATTTGAAGTTTCTTGGTCTACGTGCAGTAAAAAATGCCCGTAAGTACCAGCGCAACTGCAACCTCCACGAGTCTGTATTCCGAATTTATCGTTTAATAATTTTACACCCAAATTAAAGTGTAGGTCTTCAATAAAAAATGAAATAACGCCTAATCTGTTACGATGTTGTCCGGCAAGAATTTTGATATTTGGAATATTTTCAAGTGAATCAAAAACATATTCTACGATTTCATGTTCTCGTTTCAAGATATTTTCAACTCCCATTTGTTCCTTTAGTTGAATCGCCAAAGCAGTTTTTATAACCTGAAGAAATCCTGGAGTACCACCATCTTCCCTATCTTCGATATTGTCAATGTATTTATGTTCGCCCCACGGATTTGTCCAAGAAACAGTTCCTCCTCCCGGACAATCAGGAACCATATTGTGGTATAATTTTTTATTGAATACTAAAACTCCCGAAGTTCCAGGTCCTCCCAAGAACTTATGAGGTGAAAAGAAAACAGCATCCAAATACGATTCTGCATCTTCGGGATGCATATCGATTTTAACATAGGGCCCTGAACAAGCAAAATCCACAAAACAAACACCATTATGTTGATGCATTAATTTAGCAGCTTGATGATAAGGTGTTTTAATTCCTGTTACATTAGAACACGAAGTTATGGAAGCAATTTTATATGGTCTGTCTTTATATTTTTCCAATAAAAAAGCCAAATTGTCCAAACTAAAAAGCCCTTCTTCACAGGAAGGGATAACTTCAACATCGGCAATGGTTTCTAGCCAAGAAGTTTGATTGGAATGGTGCTCCATGTGCGAAATAAAAACAATTGGTTTTTTTTCGGCAGGAATATTGAAGTATTTTGTTAGATTTTCTGGAACTTTCAAACCTAAAATACGTTGAAATTTATTAACTACTCCTGTCATTCCTGTTCCATCGGTTATTAAAACATCTT belongs to Flavobacterium aquiphilum and includes:
- a CDS encoding YchJ family protein, producing the protein MTSQKCYCGSSESFESCCNRYISGAEKAPTALALMKSRYSAYATHQVDYLLATTHISEREYYSKEDVLHWATANKWQKLEIISFTEDTVEFKAYFVDGNNANQVHYEFSTFKQENGNWFYVDGKFE
- a CDS encoding PAS domain S-box protein, which translates into the protein MKIKNNKYIDWFLTKPKTTGFIIFLILSVGVAFTIFQRIQIIRENEHRAMRSTLENLHQNIDQSLKNCYTTTLTLALTINDNGTPENFDSISAQLIASNNSISAVQLVPNGIIKYVYPLKGNESALNLNLFNTPSVKYEALKSIANKKMYFAGPLVLKQGGIGIVGRLPVYKKNKFWGFSAVVIKFQDLLRKSGIKSIDTSKYYFQFSKRNPNTQKEDFFLPIQKDVYENEQISTTIPDGNWKLYLFAKKQIYSYSDLFIPSILGFILAFLLGVFVTNLLDRPQQLQQLIDIQEKMILDNEIKFKTIFDRAPVGIALVDANTGSFLEINSKFCELIGYSEEEMKTKDYQSITHPKDLLSNELVATELQEGKISEYKLKKRYITKFGKIIWTNLIVTSLTKANKKLNTNISIVEDITLQHQILEDLKKNEKQFKSLFKSSPIPLWEVDLSLVKNYLKDLNLINKSSIKVTSYFEQNPEVVRKCFSLVKITAVNYKCLQLLNITTKNELIANLEQVLHTDTLNDFIKQLIAIIENDNQLAYDTKIINSNGEAIDIHFTWNVIKGHEKTFERVIISTEDITSRKRHEKLIIDSRKKVESLINTIDGIVWECDIETFMFTFVSKKVEQILGYTSEEWINEPDFWKNHIHPEDRDWALEYCSLKTKELLNHDFEYRMICKNGAVIWLRDMVNINFRNGKAVSLEGIMIDITKSKNIENELSNSFNLVSKQNERLLNFSYIISHNLRSHTSNIASIISLIKASENEQEKRQLMELLISVSDLLNETMVHLNEVINIRTNIGLATEQLNLKAFADNATKIFSKQLLSEEVVIRNLIPQKTTIIYNPAYLESILYNVISNAIKYSYPDRKTIITLKWLKEKDKNILQISDNGIGIDLAKNGNKIFGLYKTFTNAPNSKGVGLFITKNQIEAMGGTITVESEPNVGTTFKIEIL
- a CDS encoding response regulator, producing MSLKTIWVIDDDPIYQIIVNKIISKSELFLSFSSFENGKIAIDTLKKMLDKNEVLPNIILLDINMPIMDGWEFMDEMVLLKSKINNPIQIYIVSSSIALEDKNKAKEYPEIIAYLSKPITTNDLILIAASN
- a CDS encoding KTSC domain-containing protein, encoding MKKIVEYRKLLNVDKTVELKDLKTIYRNAMKDAHPDKFQGDEAGLKEAEENSKKIIEAYHFLVSINPATIKQLLPEYTETISTSTITDYKFVEGRLIVNFANGSIYEYISVPKATYVKMVNADSPGRFAKRHIFNAYPWRKTTTQE
- a CDS encoding DUF4369 domain-containing protein, with amino-acid sequence MKKIILFLTATALLTSCSKDKYTITGEAPGFANGKTVIMQTTQENGMGLIAVDTVKIENGKFEIKGKAVEPSFHMLQIEGAQGSIPFILENGDIKIVVNKDTIQKSKISGTYNNDEYVKFNEEIIKIQKPLMDFQTANMQKMQTAQQTKDTATINSLMKEYTKIQSEIGNSSKTKYVDYANTHPKALISALIIQSMTNDPSVDSKKIETMYNGLDESLKNSKPGKAIKLKIAQLKIPSVGASAPGAAAPATK
- a CDS encoding SIMPL domain-containing protein encodes the protein MKKTILSFICLFTVLAYSQETKPIPQISVMGEGKVKVTPDQVLILATVETKGTNAKDVKKQNDQQMEAVLKLIKSMDLAPADYKTKRVSLNPQYDYEKKKHNYNATQTIEILLRDLSKYDELMEELVDKGINRIDNVTFQSSKLAQHQAEARKLAMKEAKTKAEDYVSVLGQKIGSAITINDNSQTYYPQPVFAMKSMRAESMDAAPKETMAVGEIEITANVSVSFKLD
- a CDS encoding rhomboid family intramembrane serine protease, with translation MNAIFIGIIVANVLISYKGFNDYAFFRKYEFHVGSIRAGEQIRMISSGFLHADMGHLLFNMLTLYFFAPVVFSYLGNLSFILVYFGSLIFGSLLTMSFHKNDYSYRAVGASGAVTGVLYSAILLQPDMMLGLYFIIPIPAYIFGILYLLYSIYGMKAKNDNIGHTAHFGGAMGGYLITLVRNPELIQEHTLMTVLLAIPIIFLFAMAKTGKL